The nucleotide window GACGACGTCTCTCGCCGTCGCCTTCAGCAGTTCCGCGTCGCGTGCCGCGATCGCGACGCCGCCAAAGTCTTGCGCAAGACGAATCGCCGTGGCACGCCCGATACCGCGGCTCGCGCCAGTCACGATGGCAATTTTCTTTTCCATTTCTAATACCTCAGCAAGGTGGATGGCCAGGTTCGCGTCATGCGAACTTCACATTGTTTCGCATGACATATCGTTGCGTGCAGGATCGCCGCGTCTCGACAACGACGGGGTACCCGAGCGCTGCTTCGCTGAATGCAGTATTGGCCAATCCTGGCGGACAAGCCATAGAGCGGGCGAGATAGCTGCTATGACCTGGTTCCCATAAGATCGGGAACTAAGCCTCGCTCATCACTTTCGATGCGCTCTCACGCGCGATTTCGAGCATCAGCGCGGTCATGGCCGACAACGGACGGCCGCGGCGCGTCACCGCCACGACCCAGCGGCGCATCATCGGCTGCTCGATCTTCACGCTCACGAGCTGATACTCCTGCAACAGTTTCTCCGGAATCAGATCCGGCAGAATGCATTGGCCATTTGTCATCGACACGAGCTTCAGCATCGCGTCGACGGTTTCGACTTCGGCGGTAACCGTCGCATCGAATTCCTTCGTGTGCAGCATCTTGCGCAATGCGTAGCCTGCCGGAAACGCAACAAGCGGCACCGACTCGCTGCGCAAGTCGACGCTCGCCTTCGTAGCAAATCGTGAACGCTCATGTACGACCAGGCACATCGTGTCTTCGAATAAAGGCGTGATCTCGAGCTGGTCGGATGCGACTGCCGAGTCGTATGCGAAACCTATCTCGGCCCTTCCGCTTTCGACCAGTTCCACGACGCCGGGCGAACTGCGCCCGAGCAACGCGAGGCTCGCGCTCGGCCTTTGCGCCATGAACCTCGCGGCCACTTCCGCCATGAAGTAATAGCTCAGCGTGTGGATCGTCGCGATGTGAATGCTGCCGTCCGTCACGCCGTGTTCGTTGCGCAATTGCAGCATGGTGTTGTCCACCAGTTGATACGCGGCGCTGACCACTTCCAGCAGCTTGCGGCCCGCTTCGGTCAATTCCACCCCACGCCCATGGCGAATGAAAAGCGGTTGCCCGATGAATTCTTCGAGGCTCGCGAGATGACGGCTCAATCCCGATTGCGTGAGCGACATCGCCTCCGCTGCGGCGGAAAGCGATTTATGGGCAGCTATTTCTATGAAGAGCCTGGCCTGATAGTCAACGTTGGATTTCATGGTTGCACGGTGCGTTGC belongs to Paraburkholderia sp. SOS3 and includes:
- a CDS encoding LysR family transcriptional regulator — translated: MKSNVDYQARLFIEIAAHKSLSAAAEAMSLTQSGLSRHLASLEEFIGQPLFIRHGRGVELTEAGRKLLEVVSAAYQLVDNTMLQLRNEHGVTDGSIHIATIHTLSYYFMAEVAARFMAQRPSASLALLGRSSPGVVELVESGRAEIGFAYDSAVASDQLEITPLFEDTMCLVVHERSRFATKASVDLRSESVPLVAFPAGYALRKMLHTKEFDATVTAEVETVDAMLKLVSMTNGQCILPDLIPEKLLQEYQLVSVKIEQPMMRRWVVAVTRRGRPLSAMTALMLEIARESASKVMSEA